Below is a window of Candidatus Kinetoplastibacterium oncopeltii TCC290E DNA.
AGTGGATTCAGGTATTCTATTAGTTCGTTTAGAAAATGTTTTGAAAAAACAAAATGATAATTTAATGGATAAACAGATATGTGATTCCTTATTAGATTCTATTGGCAAATCGGAATGGTTAGCATCTTTAAGATTTTTGAAAAATAAATATAAACTCAAACTACTTGATCATGTTGATGATGTTATTAGAGATTAACGCTAAATTTTCGATTAAATTTTATGATCATATAGCATTAATTTAGAATAAACCATACCGCTCTTATTACTTTTTAACAGAGTAAAATTTTCCGGAGTCATCATATCTAATTCTGATTCCGAATATATAATTCCACTTTTTTTGAGAGTTTTAGGTATTAGTGTCCATAGTTGATTTAAAATATTTTGATTAAATGGTGGGTCTAATAAAATTAAATCGAATTGTTTTGTATTTTTTTTACATATAAAATCAATAGCATCACCGTAATAAATATATATATTTTTATTTTTTATTTTCTCAATTGTCTTTTTTATGAATATTATAGCTTCTTTATTATTATCTACCATTTGTACAAAATTAGTACCCCTGGAAGCAGCTTCAAAACCTAATGATCCGCTTCCAGCAAATAAATCAAGAACATTTTTGTCTGTAAAATTATTATTCCAATAATTACTTATCCAGTTAAATAAGGTACCTTTTACTTTATTTGGAGTGGGCCTTAATCCTTGCATAGTTGGGAATGTAACTTTAGTATTCCTATATTGTCCAGATATTATACGAATAGAGTTTTTAATCATGTTTAAGTTTTTTAAAAAAAAATCATCTGATATTAAAGATAAAGAATTAATAGATTGTAATAATTTAGAAAAAATACAAGATGATAGTAAAAGCCATCACGGTACTATCAAAAATAATAATTTAAATTATACAGATAATATTGAATATGTATCATCTTTAGAATCAGAATATTCGAATATTGATAATAGCTGGTTCGGTTTCTTAAGAAAAAGCTTATCTAATACCAGCAAGAAATTAAGTAAAATTTTTTATAATTTCAAGAGTAATGAAGATTTATTTGAAAATTTAGAAGATATATTAATAACATCCGATGTTGGTTATAAAACTACGGAAAAGATTTTGTCGAAATTAAAAGATAAAGTTAAAAAAGAAAAAACTTCAGATCCTATACATATTAAAAATTTACTTAGAGCTATTTTAATCGACCAATTAAAGCCATTGGAGTCAAGTGTTAACATAAATAAAAAACCATTTATAATTTTAACTTCTGGTTCTAATGGTGTTGGAAAAACAACCTCTATTGCAAAACTAGCGTATCATTTTAAGAAAAGTGGTTTATCTGTATTACTTGTAGCTGCTGATACATTTCGTGCTGCAGCTTGTGAACAGCTAAAAAATTGGGGAATTAGAAACGATATACCAGTTTTTCATACAGATTCTCCTGATCCATCATCAGTTGTATTTGATAGTATACATTATGGTAAATCAAAAAATATTGATATCATTATAATAGATACAGCAGGTCGACTCACTTCCAATCAAAACTTAATGGCACAATTAGGTAAGATTAAGAAAGTTATTTCTAAGATAGATAATGATGCTCCACATGAATCTATTTTCGTAGTAGATGGTAATATGGGACAGAGTGTTTTGCTGCAGCTAGAATCTTTTAATAGTATAGTTAATGTAAGTGGATTAATTATTACTAAATTGGATGGCACAGCTAAAGGTGGTATATTGGTTGCTATATCTGATATGTTTGAAAATCATTCAAATATTATACCTGTGTATTGGGTTGGTTTAGGTGAAGGCATATCTGATTTATATGAATTTAAAGCTGTTGAGTTTGTTGATGCATTATTGAATTAATTTTAATAGCTAAGATGACTCTGATTTATTTTATGTGAATAGCATTTATATAAGTAATTTTATTATTTTATTATCTAGTAATGAGCTAGATTTAAATTTAAAGAGAGACGCGATGAGTTTGCATATATCTTCCACTTCAGAACTTGTTCATGAATTACAATCAAAACGTATGATTATATTAGTAGATGAAGAGGATAGAGAAAATGAAGGAGATTTACTTATAGCATCAGAATTTATTTCTGCAGATGCTATTAATTTTATGGTGACCCATGGTAGAGGATTAGTATGTCTTACACTAACACATGAATATTGTGATAGGTTAGGTTTATCTATGATGTCAGATAAAAATCGATCAAGATATGGCACAAATTTTACTCAATCTATAGAAGCTGCTTATGGTATTGATACTGGCATTTCTGCTTCAGACCGTGCTCGTACAATTAAAGTTGCTGTATCACCTGATGCAACTCCTAATGATATTGTGCAACCAGGCCATATATTTCCTGTTCGTGCTGTATCAGGAGGAGTTTTAGTTAGAGCAGGTCATACTGAAGCTGGTTGCGACTTAACATCAATAGCAGGCTTAATACCATCATCAGTAATATGTGAAATTTTAAATGATGATGGTAAAATGGCTAGATTGCCTGATTTAATAAATTTCTCTCAAAAGCATAATATAAAAATAGGCACAATATCTGATTTAATAAATTATAGAACTAAAAATGAGTCTCTAATAAATAGAATAGGGCAGCGCATTATAGAAACTATTGAAGGAACTTTCAAATTGGTTTTTTATAAGGATTTATTTCACAATGAATCGTTGCATGTTGCTTTAGTTGGCGGAGATGTAAGAGAGTCTAAAGAAACATTAGTTTATGTTTATGAATCAATATCCATAGTAAATATTATGAATGTTAATGAAAAACCATTAAGCTTCAACAATGCATTAAAAAATATAGCTAATTCTTTATCTGGGGTAATAGTGTTAATAAATTGTCAATCGATAGATAATAATATGTCAGATAAAATTAATAAAATATTAAATCTAGAAGATAATAACAATGTAAATAGTGATAGTATTGGTGCATATAGTTGTGGTATAAGAGATCAAATTTTATATGAATTAGGGGTTAGAAATATTAACTAATCTTTATTATAAATAATATTAATTATGTATGTTATTTGGTTTTAATAGGTTTTATTTATAAATTTTAATTATTGGATATTTTTCATATTATGGGTATTTATAGCATTGATCCAGATTTAAATGGCAAAGGTCTTAGCATTGGTATAGTTAGATCGAGATTTAATAGTGACATCAGCCAAATAGAATTAGACTATTGTGTTGAAGAACTTAATAACCTAGGAGTTTCTAGTGATGATATTGTATTAGTTACAGTTCCAGGAGCTTTAGAAATAGCAGTCGCATTATCACATATGATAGAAACATATGATTTTAATGCAATGATTGCCCTAGGAGCTGTTGTTAGAGGGGATACTTTTCATTTTGAGATTGTTAGTAATGAAATGTCATCCGCTATATCAAATGTTTCATTGAGTACTGGTATACCGATAGCTAATGGTGTTCTTACTGTTGATTCTGAAGAACAAGCAAATATAAGAGCAGCTAAAAAAGGTTATGACTGTGCTAGGGTTTCCGTCGAAATTTCTAATCTTATAATAAAACTTAGATCAGATCAAAAATATGAAGATGAGTAAACTTCCAACAAATATAGAGGCTTAATCATATGCGTAATGTTCATAAAGGAGCACGACGCCTTGCTCGTGAACTTGCTCTTCAAGGTATTTATGCTTGGATTTTATCTGGCAATATATATAAAAATGTTAATGACATTCATAATGATATATATGATAATTGCAAAAGTAATTTAATTGATAATGATTGGTTTGAGGTTCTAATAAATGGGGTTTTAGATAATCATGACTTGCTGTGTGAAAGATTTACTCCATACATAGATAGATCATTAGATTCAATCTCACCTGTAGAGTACGCTATTCTACTAATGGGTAGCTTTGAGTTAATAAATCACGTTGAAATTCCATATAAAGTTACTATAAATGAAGCAGTGGAATTGGCAAAATCCTTTGGCGGAACTGATGGTTTTAAGTTTATAAATAGCGTCCTAGATAAATTGGCTAGCGATATTAGAAATAATTAAATAATAATCTTTATTATTTAATAAATGGTTTTAGATATAAATAGTTTGTAGGTCATATATTATTCTATGGTTGATTTAAATACTGTTTACTTGTTTTATTTTATAGGTGTTTTATTATCATATTATGAGAAATCGTTATTCTGTAGGTTTTCCAAACTTTTCTTGGATTTGTAAGAAACCTGAAAGATTAGTATCATTTGGGTTTGGTAGTGGTCTTATAAGACCTGGGTCTGGCACATGGGGTACTGTTTTTGCATGGTTATTGTGGTATGCAATTCCTTGGCATTTTATGAGTAATTTTGTGGCGTCGTTTATCGTATTATTAGGTTTTATATATGGTTGTGTTGCATGCAAAAAAGTGGATAATGAATTAGGAGCTCATGATCATGTAGGTATAGTATGGGATGAGATTATTTCTTTTATTATAATTTTGTTGATTGTCCCTAATGTTTTTTATATTCAGCTCCTGTCATTCGTAATTTTTAGATTTTTTGATACAGTGAAACCTTATCCTATTAAGAAAATAGATAAAGAAGTGAGCAGCGGTATAGGTATTATGCTAGATGATTTGATAGCTGCATTTTATACAATAGCACTAGTTACTTTTATTTGTAGATTCTAGTTTGCTCAAATGCATTTTCTCTTTTCTAGAAAAGTTTATATCATCTCTGAATTTTTTTGCAACTATTGATGATGCTTCTCGCCAATTATCATTATTTGATGCATATAATATTGATCTTGAGGAGCTTATCATTGCTCCGGAACAATCATTGTTTGTTCCTGAAATTACAGTAGAATGTATATTTCCTCCTTGAGTTCCTATTCCTGGAATAAGTATCGGCATATCTTCGCCAATAGCTTTCCTGATTATTGCTAATTCTTTCGGGAATGTAGCACCAGCTACAATCCCAAATTGTGAATTAGTGTTCCATTTTTTTGATACTAATTGTGCTATGTGTAAGTATAGTGGAGTATCATTTGCCATTTTTAACGATTGAAAATCAGATCCTCCAAGATTAGAAGTTCTACAAAGAACTAACACTCCACGATCTTCCCATTCTAAATATGGTTCTATGGAATCTAATCCCATAAACGGATTCACTGTCAAGGCATCAGCTTTGTATCTGTCAAATGCTTCAATTGCGTATTTTTCAGAGGTGTCTCCAATATCTCCTCTTTTAGAATCTAAAATAATAGGTAGATAAGGATAATTATATCTTATATATGAGCATATTTCCTCTAATTCATCTTCAGCCCTACAGGCAGAGAAGTATGCAATTTGCATTTTAACGCTAGATATATATTCAGCAGTTGATTCTATTATACCTTTGCAAAATTCTAATATAGATCTTTTATTTCCTGCTAATTCTTTAGGAAATCGTTTTGGATCTGGATCTAAGCTAACTTGTAATAGTGAATTATTTCTATTGCAGGAGTTTTCAACTTTTTTTATGAATTTCATTTTATGATTATATATAATTTTTTATTAAGATACTTATTGTAAAATTAAGATTATTTATTTAAGAAAATAAAATTTATATTACTTAATAACTCATATATTAGATTAGACAAGTTTTTATGTATAAATAATTTTATAATCAATGATTATTATTAATAATTATTAATGTGTCTTTTCCTCATATTCAATTGATCTTAAATATTTACGTACTTCATAAATAGCCCTTCTAGATTTTATTTGATTGAGCCATTTAATATCAGGATTAGATTGATCTGATGTTATAATCTCTACTTTGTCGCCATTATTTAATATTCTGCAAGGAGAACTCCATTTACCATTAATCTTGGAAATAAATAATTTATTTCCTAAACTAATCTTAATAGCATATGCAAAGTCTATAACAGTAGAATTTTTTGGTAAAGTAACCACCTTTCCTGATGACGAGAAAACATTTATAGAATCTTGAAAAAGATCAATTCTTATGTATTCTAAAAATTCTTTTGGATCGTTTATTTTATTCTGTATGTCTAATACAGATTGAAATTTATAATTTTCTAGATGTCTTTGAAATTCGGTATTATCCTGTTTTTGTATCCAATAATTAGTAATACCATTTTCAGCTAAATTATCCATATTTTTTGTTCTAATTTGAAATTTTATTTTTATTCCACTTAAACTAATTACTGTAGTATGCAAAGATTGATATCCATTTATTTTTGGCATTGCTATGTAATCTTTAAATTTTCCATGTATTGGCCTATATGCTTGATGTATAATTCCCATTATTAAATAGCAATCAGATATCTTATTTGTAGTAATACTAAAACAGTGTGTATTTGTTATTTCAGAAAAGGTTTTACCATATGACAACATTTTTTTATATATACTGAATAATGAATCTGTACTTCTATTTCTAATTTCGATATTTAGACTACTTTTCGATATTTCTTTATATATATTGTACTTTAATTTATCACTTAGTTTATTATGTTTTTGACGCTTAAATAATAACGCTTTACGCATTATCTCGAATCTATATGGGTAAATTACAGCGAAACTTAAATCTTGTAATTCTTTATGTGTAAGGTTCAATCCAAGTCTATACGCCATTGGCGCATATATCTCTAATGTCTCATTAGCAACTCTTCTTTTTTTATTAGGGTTGATTATAGCATTTATAGTACGCATATTATGTAATCTATCAGCTATCTTTATAATCATTACTCTAATATCTTTATCTGTAGCTAATAACATCTTTCGTAGATTTGCTGCTTGTTGTTCAAGTTTATTATTGAAATTTATCTTGTCAAATTTTGATAGTCCATCAACTAGTGCTGCAACCTTTTTGCCAAATCTTATCTCTAATTCTAGTCTTGATATACCATGGTCTTCCATTACATCATGTAATAATGCTGCAGATATTGCATCTTTATCAAGTTTCCATTGTGAGCATATTTCAGCCACAGCTATAGGATGTGATATATAAGGAGATCCACTTTCTCTTTTCTGTCCAGCATGTACTTTATCTGCAAATATAAAAGCCTCACAAACTAATTTTAAGTCTTCTTTAGATAAATATAATTTTAATTTTTTCAGCAGTGACAAAAAGGAGTTATTTTTAATAAGTAAAAAATGACCAAGATTACTCTGTATACTGAAATAATCTTTACTCCAAAAATTCAGAAACTTAAAAAATCTTAATAAGTTACTGGATATCGTCCTGAATTCATTTGAATCCATAATTGAACATTATATTTAACCAGGAACTTTAGATAACATTTCTAAACCTGAAAGTCCTCTGCTTATCTCACGCAATGCCAGAACGGTAGGTTTATCCTTACTTTCTAACTTTGGAGCATGGCCCTGTGCCAATTCACGAGCGCGGTATGCTGCAGCTAATGTAAGATCAAATCTATTACTTATGTTTTTTAAGCAATCTTCTATTGTTATACGTGCCATCTTTTAGTTCGCTTTTACTGTTAAAATTAATATGCTTCAAATAATATGAGAAAATACTATCGTCTAATGAGCTAATTTGTAATGCCTAGCTTGTTAAATAGATTTTTATTTTTAATGTACTGATATTGAAATCTCAATCTTGTTGATTTGATGATATAGTTTATTTCTGATAATGCCAAATTGAAATCAGAGTTTATTATAACATAATCATAATCTCTAGCATGCATGATTTCATTTTTAGCTACAGATAATCTTCTCTCTATAATATCCATAGAATCTAATGCACGAAGAATTAAACGCTTTCTCAGCTCTTCTATTGAAGGTGGTAGGATAAAAATCCTGATTGCATCTGGATAATAGTTTTTTATTTGATCTGATCCTTGGCAATCTATTTCTATTACTATATCACTAGTATTAATATTTCTATTATTCACAACAGATTTATGTGTTCCGTAGAAATTATTATGCACTTCAGCCCATTCTATAAATTCGTTGTTATTACGCATTTTTAAAAAATCTTCTACAGATACAAAATGATAATCAACTCTATCTTTTTCGCTTATTCTGGGTTTTCTTGTAGTATAAGAAATAGACATTGATATTGATTCATTGTCTTTTAGCAGTGCTTTTATTAGACTGGATTTTCCAGAACCACTAGGTGCCGTTACAATAAATAAATTGTTGTTGATCGTATTAGTCATTAATTTTATTATATAACCTTAATTAATCTATTAGAGTTTTAGTTTACATAATTATTTCATATTATAGAAAACAATTATAGGAGTTATGTTATATTTAAAATATTCTTTGTGTTTTTAGCTTAATAATTTATAACATAATTGATTTGTTTTATTTTAAAATATTTTAGCGTATTGCTTATTATATTTAAATTACTTTAAATTTAGGTAGGTTACATGGACCCAATTTTTATGGAAAATATGCAAAAGCAAGATTTTAAAATCCCAGAATGTTTTCCTTTCGACACCTTTCAAGACGCCGAATTAGCTGTTAATCGATTAATTGAAATATATGAACGCAATACTGAATTCTTGCGAAATGAATTTAGTAATATTTTAACAAATCAGCAAAGTAATAATATAAATTATCGTGTAAGAGCCTGTTATCCAGCTATAAGGATACAGGTTAGTACTCACGATTCTATAGATTCTAGATTTTCTTATGGACACGTTGCCGAGCCGGGAATTTATCAAACTACTATTACAAGGCCGAAACTTTTTAAATCTTATTTAGTAGATCAAATTAATCAATTACTCCATAATCATCGAGTTCCAGTTAGTGTAGGAGAATCCAACTCTCCTATACCACTGCATTTTGCATTTTCAGAAGGTGCTCATGTTAAATATAGTGATACTAAGTCTATCAATAGACCATTAAGAGATATATTTGATGTTCCAGATCTTTCAGTTACAGATGATGCTATTGTTAATGGCACATGGAGAGAGAAAGAAGGAGATAATATAAAACCATTAGCTCCATTTACTGCTGCTCGCATAGACTACTCTTTGCAGCGTCTGCAGCACTATACAGCAACTGCTCCTCATTTTTTTCAAAATTATGTTTTATTTACCAATTATCAATTTTATGTTGATGAATTTTGCGAGATGGCTAAAAAATTAGTAATAGATGGCACAGGTGGTTACGTATCATTAGTAGAACCTGGACATATTATTACTAGCAATGATGGCTCTGATCAGAATCAAAATTTGAATATAAGAACTCCTCAGATGCCAGCATATCACTTAACTAGACCAAATCATTCTGGGATTACGTTAGTAAATATTGGAGTAGGTCCTTCAAATGCTAAAACTATAACTGATCATGTTGCCGTATTAAGACCACATGTTTGGCTCATGCTTGGTCATTGTGCTGGTTTACGTGATTCACAACAATTAGGTGATTATGTACTTGCACATGGATACGTACGTGATGATCATGTTTTAGATGAAGATTTGCCTTTGTGGGTTCCAGTCCCGGCATTAGCAGAAGTTCAAGTAGCATTAGAGAAAGCTGTTGCAGAAATATCTGGTTTACAAGGATGGGATCTGAAGCGTATTATGAGAACAGGTACAGTAGTTACTATTGATAATAGAAATTGGGAATTGCACGACCAGCTTGAGGTTGTAAAACGTTTTGCTCAATCTCGAGCAATAGCGCTTGATATGGAATCAGCTACTATAGCTGCTAATGGTTTTCGTTTACGTGTTCCTTATGGAACATTATTATGTGTTTCAGACAAACCGCTTCATGGAGAATTGAAATTGCCTGGAATGGCTAGTGATTTTTATTTAAAACAAGTTAGTCAGCACTTAGAAATAGGGGTAAGAACTCTTGAATATCTGAGAGATATGCCATCGGAAAAATTGCATTCCAGAAAATTAAGAACTTTTATGGAAACAGCTTTTCAATAATATTTAATGGTGGAGCGGAGGAGGATCGAACTCCCGACCTTCGCATTGCGAACGCGACGCTCTTCCAATTGAGCTACCGCCCCATTTATTCAAGTAAGTTTATGCTTCAGTATAGCAATTACTGGAGCGTGATCTGATGGTCTTTCAAATTCCCTTAATGACTTATCTATTTTGCAAACCTGACATAATCCTCTCAAAGAATTTGTCAGTAATATGTGATCTATTCTGAATCCTATATTACGTTTAAAAGAATATTTTCTATAATCCCACCAACTATAAGAGTTTTTAGGCTGCTCAAATAATCTAAAGGCATCTACTAAACCCAAATGTACAAGGTTATTAAATAATTTACGCTCAGTCTCTGATGTTAATATTTGATTTTTACTAAGTTCTATATTATAAACATCATCATCATTTGGGGCTATATTATAGTCACCTATTAATATTAACTGATCATTCTTTAATAATTCGTTTTTTACTAAATTTGTTAGCTTTTCAAACCATTTAATTTTATATTCATATTTTTCACTGTCTATCATTTGGCCATTGGGGCAATATACACATATAACACAGATTTCTCCAATTTCTGATCGAATAGTTATAGATATTAATCTTTTTTGCTCATCAAAATTATCTGGTAGATTATATGAGGTTCTTACAGATTCATATCTACTAACAATAGCTACACCATTAAATGTTTTTTGTCCAAGCCAATAGCTGTTGTAACCTATATTCTTAAATGATTCATATGGAAATTTATCATCAGTTATTTTGGTTTCTTGCAAACATAGAACATCAATATCATTTTTATCTAGAAAGTTTAACACTTGATTTAAGCGTATCCTTAAAGAGTTAACATTCCAGGTCGCTATATTCATATAAAACAACCATGCAACATGTTATAAAATGACAACAAATGATAGATTATCAAAAGATGCTTACTTAAAGTTTTATCAAATTGATATTAATTCTATAACATGTTCTTTATAGAAGTTGCTAGACGACTTTTGTGACGAGCAGCTTTGTTTTTATGAATGATTCCTTTATCTGCTACCCTGTCTATTATACTTGTTGCTTTTATAAAAATATCCTGAGATGTGCTCTTATCTTTCGATTCAATAGATTGATTTACTCTTTTTATAGCAGTGCGCAACATTGATCTTAAACTTGAGTTATGTTTATTTTTTTCTGCTGATTGACGTGCGCGTTTACGAGCTTGTGATGTGTTAGCCATTTTTTCTTAATTCTTTAATTGAAAGTTATAAAGTATTTAATTATAAAGTTTTTATAATTTAAGTAAAATATTTTTTAGTTATAAAACGATCATTCGTATGATTTAATAATCTTTCTATTTGGAACTATCATCATTATATGTTTATTTTTATTTAAAAAAGCAATTATTTTAATATTCTTATTTTGTAACAAATAGGTTAAGAAAATCTTTTGACCTCATACCAAATATAAATAATAAACCAACATATATTATCAACCCTGCTACTAGCAAAGATGATAAAATTGAAAATCTCTGTATTACGTTTGATTGTAGTTCAATCCAGTTAATTTTATTTTCAAAGAAATTTAAAAAAAACCCCATTAAAATTGATGAGGGTATTAAACGCAATAGTATAGTTATCCATCCACGTTTGTATGAATTAAATACATTATTCCTATTTAAAATAAATAGCATAAATATAGAGTTCAATGTAGCTCCAACACTATAAGATATGGCAATGCCAATGTGAGAATATAGTGGCACCAAAAATATATTCAATGTTTGAGCAAGAAATAAAGATAGCAATGCAGTTTTTGTGGGAGTTAGGGTATCCTGCATTGCATAAAATGCAGAAGATAATATTTTAATCATCATCATTCCTAGCAATCCTATTGAATAAGCTAGAACAGCTGATTTTGTGTTATATACATCTATTTGATTAAATTCTCCATAATGAAATAACACAGTCACTAGTCCATTCGGTATTGAAATCATGCATACCATTGAAGGAGCTCCAAATAATAATATTATCTTTAAGCTGTTATTTATTAATAAATTATATTTATTGTGATTTTTGCTAACATATGATTTTGATAAATCAGGTAGCATTACTGTGCCTAATGCTAATCCTATTAAAGCAGTTGGTAAATCTACTATTCTATCTGCTAAAGTTAACCATGTTAAACTTCCAGGTGCCAACCAAGTTGCTATATTTGTGTTGATTAATAGAGAAATTTGAGATATTGAGACGCCAATTAATGCTGGCATCATTTTCTTTATTATGTTTTTTACATATTTATCATTATATGCACTAACAAAATCAAAAGATAAAGATGGTTGTAGATTCATTTTTGATATAGCCAACCACTGTATAGAAAGTTGTGCTATGCCTCCTACTACAACTCCTATAGATAAAGCATATATAGGTTGGATTTTTTCTTTTGCCAATATCAAACAGGTTAAAACCATTGAAATATTAAGTAATGCTGGGGTGATAGCAGGTATAGAAAATTTTTTCCATGTATTTAATATACAAGAGGCAAATGCTGTTAGTGAAATAAGAATAACGTAAGGAAACATTATTCTTGTCATTAATACAGTAGCATAAAACTGGTTGATATCGTTGGTATTTTTGCATATTCCGCTAGCAAATATCCTAATTATGAAAGGGGTGAATATCACACCGATTATGGTAATTAATATTAAGAATGTTGTTAGTAATAGAGCCATCCTAGTGATCAGATTATGTATATTTTCGCTCAGATTATGTTCATTTTTTGATTCGCTTCTCGCCAGACTTAAAGTCGGTATAAATGCTTGTGCAAATGATCCTTCTGCAAAAATTTTTCTAAGCATATTTGGTATTCTAAAAGATATCCAAAAAGCATCACTTAAAGAGTTTGCCCCTATGTTTTTTGCTATTACTATATCACGAACAAGTCCAGTCACGCGTGACAGCAAAGTAAAAACACTCACGGTTAATATAGATCGTAGCGT
It encodes the following:
- a CDS encoding RelA/SpoT family protein; its protein translation is MSLLKKLKLYLSKEDLKLVCEAFIFADKVHAGQKRESGSPYISHPIAVAEICSQWKLDKDAISAALLHDVMEDHGISRLELEIRFGKKVAALVDGLSKFDKINFNNKLEQQAANLRKMLLATDKDIRVMIIKIADRLHNMRTINAIINPNKKRRVANETLEIYAPMAYRLGLNLTHKELQDLSFAVIYPYRFEIMRKALLFKRQKHNKLSDKLKYNIYKEISKSSLNIEIRNRSTDSLFSIYKKMLSYGKTFSEITNTHCFSITTNKISDCYLIMGIIHQAYRPIHGKFKDYIAMPKINGYQSLHTTVISLSGIKIKFQIRTKNMDNLAENGITNYWIQKQDNTEFQRHLENYKFQSVLDIQNKINDPKEFLEYIRIDLFQDSINVFSSSGKVVTLPKNSTVIDFAYAIKISLGNKLFISKINGKWSSPCRILNNGDKVEIITSDQSNPDIKWLNQIKSRRAIYEVRKYLRSIEYEEKTH
- the rsmD gene encoding 16S rRNA (guanine(966)-N(2))-methyltransferase RsmD, translated to MIKNSIRIISGQYRNTKVTFPTMQGLRPTPNKVKGTLFNWISNYWNNNFTDKNVLDLFAGSGSLGFEAASRGTNFVQMVDNNKEAIIFIKKTIEKIKNKNIYIYYGDAIDFICKKNTKQFDLILLDPPFNQNILNQLWTLIPKTLKKSGIIYSESELDMMTPENFTLLKSNKSGMVYSKLMLYDHKI
- the ribB gene encoding 3,4-dihydroxy-2-butanone-4-phosphate synthase, with the protein product MSLHISSTSELVHELQSKRMIILVDEEDRENEGDLLIASEFISADAINFMVTHGRGLVCLTLTHEYCDRLGLSMMSDKNRSRYGTNFTQSIEAAYGIDTGISASDRARTIKVAVSPDATPNDIVQPGHIFPVRAVSGGVLVRAGHTEAGCDLTSIAGLIPSSVICEILNDDGKMARLPDLINFSQKHNIKIGTISDLINYRTKNESLINRIGQRIIETIEGTFKLVFYKDLFHNESLHVALVGGDVRESKETLVYVYESISIVNIMNVNEKPLSFNNALKNIANSLSGVIVLINCQSIDNNMSDKINKILNLEDNNNVNSDSIGAYSCGIRDQILYELGVRNIN
- the pyrF gene encoding orotidine-5'-phosphate decarboxylase encodes the protein MKFIKKVENSCNRNNSLLQVSLDPDPKRFPKELAGNKRSILEFCKGIIESTAEYISSVKMQIAYFSACRAEDELEEICSYIRYNYPYLPIILDSKRGDIGDTSEKYAIEAFDRYKADALTVNPFMGLDSIEPYLEWEDRGVLVLCRTSNLGGSDFQSLKMANDTPLYLHIAQLVSKKWNTNSQFGIVAGATFPKELAIIRKAIGEDMPILIPGIGTQGGNIHSTVISGTNNDCSGAMISSSRSILYASNNDNWREASSIVAKKFRDDINFSRKEKMHLSKLESTNKSN
- a CDS encoding phosphatidylglycerophosphatase A family protein → MRNRYSVGFPNFSWICKKPERLVSFGFGSGLIRPGSGTWGTVFAWLLWYAIPWHFMSNFVASFIVLLGFIYGCVACKKVDNELGAHDHVGIVWDEIISFIIILLIVPNVFYIQLLSFVIFRFFDTVKPYPIKKIDKEVSSGIGIMLDDLIAAFYTIALVTFICRF
- the nusB gene encoding transcription antitermination factor NusB; translated protein: MRNVHKGARRLARELALQGIYAWILSGNIYKNVNDIHNDIYDNCKSNLIDNDWFEVLINGVLDNHDLLCERFTPYIDRSLDSISPVEYAILLMGSFELINHVEIPYKVTINEAVELAKSFGGTDGFKFINSVLDKLASDIRNN
- the rpoZ gene encoding DNA-directed RNA polymerase subunit omega: MARITIEDCLKNISNRFDLTLAAAYRARELAQGHAPKLESKDKPTVLALREISRGLSGLEMLSKVPG
- the ribH gene encoding 6,7-dimethyl-8-ribityllumazine synthase, whose amino-acid sequence is MGIYSIDPDLNGKGLSIGIVRSRFNSDISQIELDYCVEELNNLGVSSDDIVLVTVPGALEIAVALSHMIETYDFNAMIALGAVVRGDTFHFEIVSNEMSSAISNVSLSTGIPIANGVLTVDSEEQANIRAAKKGYDCARVSVEISNLIIKLRSDQKYEDE
- the ftsY gene encoding signal recognition particle-docking protein FtsY, coding for MFKFFKKKSSDIKDKELIDCNNLEKIQDDSKSHHGTIKNNNLNYTDNIEYVSSLESEYSNIDNSWFGFLRKSLSNTSKKLSKIFYNFKSNEDLFENLEDILITSDVGYKTTEKILSKLKDKVKKEKTSDPIHIKNLLRAILIDQLKPLESSVNINKKPFIILTSGSNGVGKTTSIAKLAYHFKKSGLSVLLVAADTFRAAACEQLKNWGIRNDIPVFHTDSPDPSSVVFDSIHYGKSKNIDIIIIDTAGRLTSNQNLMAQLGKIKKVISKIDNDAPHESIFVVDGNMGQSVLLQLESFNSIVNVSGLIITKLDGTAKGGILVAISDMFENHSNIIPVYWVGLGEGISDLYEFKAVEFVDALLN
- the gmk gene encoding guanylate kinase, yielding MTNTINNNLFIVTAPSGSGKSSLIKALLKDNESISMSISYTTRKPRISEKDRVDYHFVSVEDFLKMRNNNEFIEWAEVHNNFYGTHKSVVNNRNINTSDIVIEIDCQGSDQIKNYYPDAIRIFILPPSIEELRKRLILRALDSMDIIERRLSVAKNEIMHARDYDYVIINSDFNLALSEINYIIKSTRLRFQYQYIKNKNLFNKLGITN